From Impatiens glandulifera chromosome 7, dImpGla2.1, whole genome shotgun sequence:
TGCAAAGTGCCAAGCCGGTAAGTACTCCACTAGCTGCTCATTTTAGACTTTCGTCTTCTTTGTCACCAcagtcagatagtgatgatgattatATGTCGCGAGTGTCATACTCTAGTGCCATTGGCTCCCTTATGTATGTTATGGTTTATTCACGACCTGACTTAGCATAtgcagttagtgttgttagtagATATATGGCAAACCCTGGTAAGGAACATTGGAAAGCAGTtcagtggattctcagatactTATGTGGTTCTACTGATGTTTGTTTATAGTTTGGGAAAAGTAGAGATGGAGTTGTCGGTTACGTTGATTCAGATTACGCTGGAGATCTTGATAAGAGAAGATCATTGTCTGGTTACATTTTTTGTGTTGGTGGTTGCGCTATTAGTTGGAAAGCTATGTTGCAGGCTacagttgctttgtctactacagaggcagagtacatggcGATTACAGAAGCTTGCAAAGAAGAAATTTGGATGAAAGGTTTGTTTGTCGAACTTAGTGATGATTTACAGATTTCTACAATCTtttgtgatagccagagtgctatTTTTCTAACAAAGGATCAAATGTTTCACGAGAGgactaagcacattgatgtacGGTATCATTTTGTGTGTGATGTGATTGTTCATGGTGATATTGTTGTGAGCAAGGTGAGTACACACAATAATCCTGCAGATATGATGACCAAGTCACTTCTATTACCAAgtttgagcattgcttgaacttGATTGGTCTTCATTGCTGAGTTATGCCCTTAGGGACTTTGGTGGAAGAGGTTTGATTTTGTGGTTATGCTATCAAAGATTGGAATTCGTTTCAAGGTGGAAattgttagagtttgtggcccgaATTCTTGTTGGGTCAGCGGGCTTTGCCCGCACTGTATGGACCTGTAGTCTTAATGGGTTTGACCctttttaatttacatcataTTTTAGGGTTAGACAATATATAGAGAATACAACCGTCTTTTCTCTTATTTAGTTTTTACGCTGTCTACCAAAATTTGTACAATCTTCGATATAGTGAAACTTTCTCTTCTgtccgtggttttttacccgtaaagggttttccacgtaatcttGGTGTTCGTTCTTCTTTTTCCACTTTTATTATCGTTTATTGTGGTTTTGATTCTAACACTTTGAATCTAGTTAGTTCATCCTTAGGTCCATGCTCTTTTGCTTGAAGACTAATTTAACACCCTCTTTCAATTGATTATTTAAGACTCAATCTTTGGGCAAGAGGTTGATGAATGAGTGGTGGAAAACTCGAAAGAGGAGGCTACCAAGGATGATCAAATCGTGTGCACATAAGGGACAATCGCATGAAAAGTGAGGGTAAAGTTCTTTTGACAATAATTGTAATATTGATTTTTGACGGAATCGATTATAAAGAATATGTtagttaattgaaaaacttcTTTATGATTCAAGAACGGAGCAAATGATAAAATGAAGTAATAATTGTCAAATCAAAACATAAAGAGATGAAAAACTTTATAATTAGTGTCAACTTTGaaggaataaaattaaatgaaacaaTGCCCTATCACGACCTTCGCCATTTATATCCATCTCCAAAGTTAATCTAAGTTGATTCAAGGGCCGGGCGGCCCTTAataatccaaatttaaatttgtggccctacaattataaataaataaatttttatgttttttttatatttttatttaattgtaataatataaaatgagatataaatgattaatatattataatatagaaagaagagataataaaagagataaaagttatatatatattaaataataaatatttaatatgaaaagagaaaaaaagaagaaaaaaaattaataatataatatataattaataatattattatatattgaaaaattgagaccttaatatttatattaagggTGGGGCTATGCAATTGTATATATTTGTCTTccctttcttatttatttattttttattttttttatctaggaTCTTTAGACGATATATACTCTcgtttaaatttgattaatcaCAACTCATACATTGACTTCTAGAGAATTCTATGAGTTTTTCCACACTTTCTTTTGCTTCATGCGAATTGATAGATGAGTTGTATATAAAGACATTAATATCACAAGTGGAATTCTTTATacagatatttattttattaacttttttttgacAAGCctatataaattttacatttaaaaaaagtttacaTAGTGGTCtcatttgaaaaatcttaatattttttagtttcttGATCCAAAAATACAAATTGGGAatatatttgttgattttttgagaacgctgggttaGGTTTTTTATTTGGAGTGCGATTAATCCATGCGGGTTAAAAACAtagcccacaaacacacttaactatttaactagGCGCATAATTTGTCGTTTGATGGGCTCAAACCTAAGACCCCGGGAAGACTGAAGTTATTCACCTCTTATTGCGGCTAATCGTTCACTAAATTTTCAAATGATATGAAAAGATGATTGAGATGTTAGAAAAAATGCAAAAAGATCAAAAACACATCATGCTAAAACAACGATAGGGGagatattttttgaaaaatcggTTGAGATAGTCAATGAATTTATTGATCTTCTTAAGAATCTTAGAGCTCATTAAcgctaaattttatattatattggtTTGTTTGTAgatgaacatttttttgtttagtttcTCAAAAtggttaatcttattgtgtttcgACCCTTTCGGGGCATGTTTGATGAGAAGATGATACTCCTGTTTTTGTAATGATTTTTATGTTATGCTTCAACAACTCATTTATTACATgcacctttaaaaaaaaaaagaactgATAAAGAATTAGGTTTCATATCAATATTGATGGCAATTGACAGTTATTAGTTCATGAACTTGAATTGGCCAGACTTGACACTTCTGTAAATGGGAATATCCCCAAAAAatactcataaattatttaaaactaattaatatttatggcAACAATATTAATagttcatttaatttaatttaagtataatataatagatGCATGAACAGAGATTGTGGCTGACCACCACCATTAATTATGAGAGTGGCCAAAGATGCTTCCTTCCAAATCAACACAATAGATGGGAAGGCTTTACAGCCACcacaattaattcatttttgagCAGCCCATATGGAATTCAATCAACCACTTAATTGTTTCCTCTTCATTGTCTTGTCTTGCTACAATTCCTCGTTTGTTGTTCCACTTGCGTGTCGATACTACCTAGAATGTAGGTCGGTTGAAAATCGGTGAATGTCATTCTAAGGCTATGACCCTTGTGCCATTTTGTTAGGTCGCTATGTCGAATTTGATACCATTTGTAAGACCATGTTACTGTGGGTCCACGACACATGTGGAAATATACCCATAACCCCCGCTAGTAAGGTAACTATAGCCCATTAGTTAAGATATCATTGTCTCTAATGGAAAGAAAACTCCCCATAGCAATCCCAACCTTAAATAAATGTCACACCcacttaatttataatttggatGAATACCTACATCTGATTTATCCCCTAAATCCTTATTGCTTTCGATTTGATTCTTCTCTGGTTGTAAATTCCCAACGGAATTCCATTGAAAGAATATTTGGTCCACGtaatttgtgaaaaaaaattaatagtcaAGCACACCTCTAACTAGTATaaatggttttatttgaaaatataattaagttatgcttaaaaatattatcttattcaaatgaatatttggatgatatacaaatttataaatactgTATATGgtattaaaacatatttataaggacatttttttttgacgaTTTTGGTAGGTTAAAACATTTATTGACATGAACAACTATTCATTTTGGtacaaatattttcaatttttaaaaatagatcaCTAGTGCAAAATTGAGAATATTTATTGCATTTTTGgaatgttgaaataatttttaatattctataGTTTATGtaatatagatatagataaataataaggATAGAGAATTTAGAGAAGAGAATGAGAGAGGATGATGTGACGCattattgagaaaataaaaaatttatctccTCAACTTTTTCCTTTTTACAGTCGTCAATAATGTTCTCATTTTCTCACCCAATCTCTTcccaatttttctctctctaacctTTTTTATAGACAAAAATGATGgtgtaacattttttaaaaaaacatttgaaatgACTCAAGATATGAGTTGACATGAGTTAAATCACGTAAAcatgaaaacaaaatacaaactaaaaaaaagagTGCCAATTCTCAATCCATTTtgaaaatctaattaattttgcAGAAAAACTcaattcatttgaaaaattataaatcctGACATTGATTGACATGagttaaaaatgatgaaaattacTAGCCATAGAAAATGAAAGCCACAAAAAAACACTTGATCAAACACCAAATCAAGATTTTCAAAAGAATGAGGTCAACTTGAAACTCAATTTTCTCGTCAATTTTACAACGAACATGGACGGAACTTGCTCCATTTTCTCCAGTCATATATAGTTGacactgataaaaaaaaaaactttagttCCCTATGTTTTAGAGAACATTGTTTCCCTTTTCCCATGCTCCCTACGATATCAAAACTATGTTTCTCTCAACATAGAAATGTTCTAATCGATATGATTTTCCCTTAAGTACTTATGCGACTTCACCTCTCGATTCACATGTTTTGATTGTCCTTGAAAATTATATGCACCTGCCTAATTTGCCTTGGTGATAATGTTTCCATTATTGATAATGTTTGAATCATTCATTTGGTCATGGAGATTCAAGTATCAAATTAAGTATAAGTGTATAAAAAAGCTAAGAGTGACATCGAAATAGTACCCACCTCAGTTCatttactattaaaaaaaaggatTAGAATCTTGATTTGGGAAGATATAACTGACATATAGAAGAATCCCAGATCATTCTTATCCATTTGTTAATCCCTAGAAAGCTCGCAAGGTGCATAGAACACATTAAAAAATAGTCATGATAATACTTAGTGgggaaacaaaaaattaaagtCATCCAAGTTCAGAAGATTTCGGATGAATTTTTCCTGtttgatcaattattttatCAGCTCTATCATtgcttattaattaatttataaatgtctAGGGATCACTTTCATCAACAAAAGATAAACTTTTTAATGCATTtccttattttaaatttcattctTCTTTGCATGTAATATTATGGCCCATTCCCACGTGAACTTCAATATTCAATTCTTTTCCCccataaaattcattaaaaaaaattaaatcatattatatatatccaaCATAGCCACCAATTCTCTATGACTCCCAAACATCATGACTTTCTTTAACTCCCAAAATAACCAAAAAAGCCATTCATTTGTCAAACAAAACAACAAGAAGAGGCTGACCTTAGAACAAGTTAGCCACTTGGAGAAGAGTTTTGACTCCTACAAGAAGTTAGACCCGAACCACAAGCTCGAGTTGGCGTTGGAGCTTGGAGTTCCGGCTAGGCAAATCGCTATATGGTATCAGAACAGGCGGGCAAGGTGGAGGACTCAAAGTCTCGAGATAGACTATAGCTCTCTCCAGTCGAGGCTAGAAACAGCTTTAGCAGAGAAAAAGAAACTCGAGAAGGAGACCGAGCGACTTAGAATCGAGTTGGGGAAGGCTCAACAAATGGTTGTCGAGTTGAAACAAGGTGGAAACATTAATAACTCTAGCTATTATGAAGAGGGTGGGAGCTCGAATATTTGTAGCTTGAATGATGAATTAAGTCGTCCAATATGGGAGGATATTGATGATCAACATAACGAGGGAAGTTTGCAATTTCAAGAACTTTTATGCATGTTTGATTGGGGCCGATCACAAGTCTAATTAGGTTCGATTTCGCatgtcttttattatttttgttcttttgttGTGATACCTTGGCTAAGTGGGATAAGACTAAGCAACCAAATCTTGAGACTAGTCTCTTGAATATGGAAGAATTGTTCAATGAAATTTCTCATTGAATCAAGTTTCAGTTTTACAATAGGATGGTGTAATTGTATTATATTGTAAAGGTCTTTTTTTCTAATCCAAAATAAAGTCTTTTGATAAACGGAGggttggatatatatatataaaataatacttaattctTAAATTATCTTAATCTTGAGTCGAGGGTtgtgatttatttgaatatttgtgTGAGTATAAATGAGTACTGTTTCAAATATAAACATTTGAATAAAAATggaatttctttttatattaatatatatatatataataataataataatcaggGGCGAagccaggatttgaaacctatccgggctaattttttattaaaaaaatctatccgggcCAGTTTTATAGTTTAATGTCACCAATGTCTTTTAGCGAcgaaaaataacattttagcGACAGAAAATAACCAACAACGACGGTAATTTACCGTAGTTATTGAT
This genomic window contains:
- the LOC124946297 gene encoding homeobox-leucine zipper protein ATHB-52-like — protein: MTFFNSQNNQKSHSFVKQNNKKRLTLEQVSHLEKSFDSYKKLDPNHKLELALELGVPARQIAIWYQNRRARWRTQSLEIDYSSLQSRLETALAEKKKLEKETERLRIELGKAQQMVVELKQGGNINNSSYYEEGGSSNICSLNDELSRPIWEDIDDQHNEGSLQFQELLCMFDWGRSQV